A region of Anopheles merus strain MAF chromosome 2R, AmerM5.1, whole genome shotgun sequence DNA encodes the following proteins:
- the LOC121588705 gene encoding beta-1,3-glucan-binding protein-like, with translation MHLSMGKLSTLLVGLVLAGAVLGGKTSSSSKCQEKSLTTASGLKAPSGPFCPGDLIFEDTFDGFDLDTWQHENTLAGNTDTEFQWFTNNRTNSFVREGNLFIRPTLTVDEFGEPFLRSGVLNVHGGSPAEQCTKHSPDGCERTGSHGQVLNPVKSASIRTVDSFAFKYGKVEVSAKLPAGDWLWPAIWFLPKVNAYGRWPASGEIDLLESKGNRDLIKNGINVGIEQVTSTLKFGPNAAYGSGYGAPGTSFTRNSESGKGYHTGFNRYQMEWTPDHVTFSINDIETGTVKVGTGFWQKGNFNISTPGIDNPWRYGSIMAPFDQEFYFKISVAVGGSEYFSDDDINPTHKPWHNGAPNAMTEFWNGKNDWLPTWKLDDADSKDASMQVDYVRVWAL, from the exons ATGCACTTATCGATGGGTAAATTGAGCACACTGCTGGTGGGTCTCGTACTGGCCGGTGCCGTCCTGGGCGGAAAGACCAGCTCCAGCTCCAAATGTCAGGAAAAGTCCCTAACGACGGCCAGCGGACTGAAGGCACCATCCG GTCCGTTCTGTCCGGGGGATCTAATTTTCGAGGACACGTTCGATGGATTCGATCTGGATACCTGGCAGCACGAGAACACGCTCGCTGGCAATACG GATACCGAGTTCCAGTGGTTTACCAACAACCGTACGAATTCGTTCGTTCGCGAAGGGAACCTCTTCATTCGACCGACGCTGACGGTGGATGAGTTCGGGGAGCCGTTTTTGCGCTCTGGAGTGCTGAACGTCCACGGCGGCTCACCGGCAGAAca ATGCACCAAACATTCGCCGGACGGATGCGAACGTACCGGGTCCCACGGGCAGGTGCTGAATCCGGTAAAGAGCGCCAGCATTCGGACCGTCGACTCGTTCGCGTTCAAGTACGGGAAGGTGGAGGTAAGCGCCAAGCTGCCGGCCGGTGATTGGCTTTGGCCGGCGATTTGGTTCCTTCCGAAGGTGAACGCGTACGGCCGCTGGCCTGCGTCCGGCGAGATCGATCTGCTCGAATCGAAGGGCAATCGGGATCTGATTAAGAATGGCATCAATGTCGGCATCGAGCAGGTCACGTCCACGCTAAAGTTCGGTCCGAACGCGGCATACGGTAGCGGGTACGGGGCTCCCGGCACTTCCTTCACGCGCAACTCGGAATCGGGCAAGGGGTACCATACCGGGTTCAACCGGTACCAGATGGAATGGACGCCCGATCATGTAACGTTCAGCATTAACGACATCGAGACGGGCACGGTGAAGGTCGGTACCGGCTTTTGGCAGAAGGGCAACTTCAACATCAGTACGCCCGGCATCGATAATCCGTGGCGGTACGGTAGCATTATGGCCCCGTTCGATCAGGAGTTCTACTTCAAGATATCGGTGGCCGTCGGCGGGTCGGAGTACTTCTCCGACGATGACATTAATCCGACGCACAAACCCTGGCACAATGGGGCACCGAACGCGATGACCGAGTTCTGGAATGGCAAAAATGATTGGTTGCCAACGTGGAAGCTGGACGATGCCGATTCGAAGGATGCATCGATGCAGGTGGACTACGTGCGCGTCTGGGCTCTGTGA